The following proteins are encoded in a genomic region of Dyadobacter sp. UC 10:
- a CDS encoding TetR/AcrR family transcriptional regulator — protein sequence MKIDKIKKRDRERTKSKILKAVGEVIEQHGTEKVGVNLIARTAGVNKVLIYRYFESVDGLMEQYVRSGEYTSTTSTDYIDNIPTLKPEERGKALNDLMQTFLSDLRERKATRDLLRWEIGTGKSMLSDARNQVASKILTKIGDLPNYSDTSALVSFLSAGIYFMTISTDYRQKMIDVDLHSDEGWQRIERIIEHIIMDIRD from the coding sequence ATGAAAATTGACAAAATCAAAAAGCGCGATCGTGAGCGCACCAAGAGTAAAATCCTCAAAGCAGTTGGAGAAGTAATCGAACAGCACGGCACCGAAAAAGTGGGTGTAAACCTCATTGCCCGCACCGCGGGCGTAAATAAGGTTCTGATTTACAGATACTTCGAAAGTGTTGACGGATTGATGGAACAATATGTGAGATCAGGCGAGTACACTTCTACTACGAGTACGGACTACATTGACAACATTCCAACGCTGAAACCGGAAGAGCGAGGAAAGGCTCTTAACGACCTGATGCAGACTTTCCTGAGCGATTTGCGAGAAAGAAAGGCGACACGCGACCTGCTGAGATGGGAGATCGGGACCGGTAAATCAATGTTGTCGGATGCCCGAAACCAGGTAGCTTCTAAAATCCTCACTAAAATCGGTGATCTGCCTAATTACAGCGACACCAGTGCACTCGTTTCATTCTTATCGGCCGGAATCTATTTTATGACCATTTCTACCGATTACCGGCAAAAGATGATTGATGTAGACCTGCATTCGGATGAGGGCTGGCAGCGCATCGAACGCATCATCGAGCATATCATTATGGACATCAGAGATTAG
- a CDS encoding lipopolysaccharide biosynthesis protein, protein MSVLKKLAGETAIYGISTMLGRFLNYLLVALHTDLFEPDQIAAQGQMYAYAGLAMVLYTFGMETAFFRFARQEADRKTYYNLILSAVMIVSLFFSGLIFIFAADAAQAIQYPESVSIVRMFAIIMAIDAIVAIPFAKLRLDGKGKKFVVVRVANILVNIFLNIFFLIICRDIYAGKYLDFLKPFVDLFYNPEHAPDYIVLANLIANLLFFWWLRREFYGFRFVFDRTLFQPVWVYAFPILIMNAGGILNMLFDRTFIQFLLPEGFYPGQSKKTAIGIYVQCYKLSIFMNLAIQAFKYAAEPFFFSRGEDKNAPPVFAKVTKYFTIICTLMWVGISLNLDLFAALFLKQKIYHEGLPVVPWLLAGYLFLGVYYNVATWFKLTDQTQFGTWFTLTGAGITIVSSFILVPQIGYLGFAISFALSGFVMLALCYYYGQKYYPVPYEVKSALGYLAAGTALIWGSSLFKISELWVSVPIHIALFGIFAAFVFFIERKHLPFPRR, encoded by the coding sequence ATGAGTGTCTTAAAAAAACTAGCTGGTGAAACTGCCATCTACGGAATCAGCACAATGCTGGGCCGTTTTCTGAACTATCTGCTGGTAGCACTTCATACCGACCTTTTTGAGCCTGATCAAATTGCAGCACAGGGACAAATGTACGCTTATGCCGGCCTGGCAATGGTACTTTACACTTTCGGAATGGAAACCGCTTTCTTTCGTTTCGCGCGACAGGAGGCTGATCGAAAAACCTACTATAATCTGATATTAAGCGCAGTAATGATTGTCAGCCTGTTCTTTTCCGGGCTGATTTTCATTTTTGCGGCTGATGCGGCACAAGCGATTCAATACCCGGAAAGCGTCTCAATTGTCCGGATGTTCGCTATTATTATGGCGATCGACGCTATTGTTGCGATTCCCTTCGCGAAGCTGCGACTGGACGGAAAAGGAAAAAAGTTCGTTGTGGTACGCGTGGCGAATATTCTCGTCAACATTTTCCTAAATATCTTTTTCCTGATCATTTGCAGGGATATTTATGCCGGCAAATACCTGGATTTTTTAAAACCATTCGTTGACCTTTTTTATAACCCTGAACACGCTCCGGACTATATCGTACTGGCTAATTTGATTGCTAATCTTTTGTTCTTCTGGTGGTTAAGGCGGGAGTTTTATGGATTCCGTTTTGTTTTCGACAGGACGCTCTTCCAACCGGTCTGGGTTTACGCTTTTCCGATATTGATCATGAATGCGGGCGGTATCCTGAACATGCTGTTCGACCGCACCTTTATCCAGTTTCTGCTGCCGGAAGGTTTTTATCCGGGCCAGAGTAAAAAAACGGCGATAGGGATCTACGTGCAATGTTACAAGCTCTCCATTTTCATGAACCTTGCGATCCAGGCATTCAAATATGCGGCAGAACCCTTTTTTTTCTCAAGAGGAGAAGACAAGAATGCGCCGCCTGTATTCGCAAAGGTCACCAAATACTTTACGATAATCTGCACGTTGATGTGGGTAGGAATTTCCCTGAACCTTGATCTTTTCGCAGCGTTGTTTTTAAAGCAAAAGATTTATCATGAGGGCTTGCCTGTAGTTCCCTGGCTGCTCGCGGGTTATCTGTTCCTGGGTGTATATTATAATGTAGCGACCTGGTTTAAACTGACCGATCAAACACAGTTTGGAACCTGGTTTACGCTTACCGGGGCTGGTATTACGATTGTTTCGAGTTTTATTCTCGTACCGCAAATCGGCTACCTGGGGTTTGCGATCTCATTTGCATTGTCGGGCTTTGTTATGCTGGCTCTCTGCTATTACTACGGACAAAAATATTATCCGGTCCCATACGAAGTAAAATCTGCCCTGGGCTACCTGGCGGCTGGCACCGCGCTGATCTGGGGTTCTTCTCTTTTTAAAATTTCCGAGCTCTGGGTGTCAGTTCCAATCCACATTGCATTATTCGGAATCTTCGCAGCATTTGTCTTTTTCATTGAAAGAAAGCACCTTCCATTTCCCAGAAGGTAA
- a CDS encoding ABC transporter ATP-binding protein yields MIKIENISKSFNGKEVLKGISASFKKGETNLIIGGSGTGKSVLLKCMIGLVKPDKGSVHYNDRDFYNGEKETQQSIRREMGVLFQGGALFDSKTVEENVRFPLDMLTDQSMQEKQERVLFCLQRVGLEAAAKRMPSEISGGMKKRVGIARAIVMNPMYLFCDEPNSGLDPLTSVKIDELIKEITEEYQITTVIITHDMNSVMEIGQNIMFLYQGQKLWEGVNSDIIKTDVPELKEFLFSNKLLREMER; encoded by the coding sequence ATGATTAAAATCGAAAATATTTCCAAATCATTTAACGGAAAGGAAGTTTTAAAGGGAATATCCGCAAGCTTCAAAAAAGGTGAGACGAACCTCATTATCGGCGGTAGCGGTACCGGGAAAAGCGTGTTGCTGAAATGCATGATCGGGCTGGTAAAGCCGGATAAAGGCAGTGTGCATTACAACGACCGCGATTTTTATAATGGTGAAAAGGAAACTCAACAATCTATCCGCCGGGAAATGGGCGTGCTGTTCCAGGGCGGCGCACTTTTTGATTCGAAAACGGTGGAAGAAAATGTGCGGTTTCCGCTGGATATGCTCACAGACCAAAGTATGCAGGAAAAGCAGGAACGCGTTTTGTTTTGTCTGCAGCGCGTAGGTCTGGAAGCTGCGGCAAAGCGGATGCCTTCGGAAATCAGCGGTGGAATGAAAAAGCGGGTAGGGATCGCGCGGGCTATTGTGATGAATCCCATGTATCTGTTTTGCGACGAGCCTAATTCCGGGCTCGATCCGCTGACATCAGTGAAAATCGATGAGCTGATCAAAGAAATCACAGAAGAGTATCAGATCACTACGGTCATCATTACGCACGATATGAATTCTGTGATGGAGATCGGCCAGAACATTATGTTTTTGTATCAGGGACAAAAATTGTGGGAAGGGGTTAATTCGGATATTATCAAAACGGATGTTCCTGAATTGAAAGAGTTTCTCTTCTCTAACAAGCTGCTGCGGGAAATGGAACGCTGA
- a CDS encoding MlaE family ABC transporter permease produces the protein MSVIGKYFIFLGALFGKGEKLSVYWRRFMEECVGIGVSSIFIVAIVSTFIGAVSCIQTAYNLVSPIIPISTVALIVRDMEILELAPTITCIVLAGKVGSNIASELGTMRITEQVDALEVMGINSTSYLVLPKVIAAMVTFPMLVIFSAFLGILGGYLAGTLTGVITERDYLYGIRDSFVPYNIFFMCVKPFVFGFLIASISSFKGYYTEGGALEVGKSSTDAVTNSCISILVADYLLAQLLL, from the coding sequence ATGTCCGTAATCGGGAAATACTTTATTTTTTTAGGAGCGCTGTTCGGGAAGGGAGAAAAACTGTCGGTTTACTGGCGGAGATTCATGGAAGAGTGTGTGGGAATAGGCGTAAGCTCGATTTTCATAGTCGCGATTGTCTCTACTTTTATCGGAGCCGTGTCCTGTATTCAAACGGCCTACAACCTTGTCAGCCCTATCATCCCTATCTCCACTGTCGCGCTGATTGTACGGGATATGGAGATCCTGGAACTTGCCCCGACGATCACCTGCATCGTGCTCGCAGGCAAAGTGGGTTCCAATATCGCTAGTGAGCTGGGTACCATGCGTATTACCGAGCAGGTAGACGCGCTGGAAGTTATGGGGATCAATTCTACGTCTTACCTGGTTTTACCAAAGGTGATCGCGGCGATGGTAACGTTTCCGATGCTGGTCATATTTTCGGCGTTTCTGGGAATTTTAGGGGGCTATCTCGCAGGAACATTAACCGGTGTTATTACAGAGCGTGACTATTTGTATGGGATCAGGGACTCTTTTGTTCCCTACAATATTTTTTTTATGTGCGTAAAACCATTCGTATTCGGATTTTTAATCGCATCAATATCTTCATTCAAAGGCTATTATACCGAAGGGGGCGCTTTGGAAGTCGGCAAATCGAGTACCGACGCGGTGACGAACAGCTGTATTTCCATTCTGGTTGCTGATTATCTGCTGGCCCAGTTGCTATTGTAA
- a CDS encoding SDR family oxidoreductase, producing the protein MNPLAVVTGGTKGIGRAVIEQFSAKGFDIITCARSESDLLGLRESQNAAFPNSQIFTLKADLSVRTELLAFLDFIKSKNRAAEVLINNTGVFIPGQVHNEQDGVLEKTIETNLYSAYYLTRGLLPEMIALKKGHIFTLCSTASIIAYPNGGSYCISKFALYGMTKVLREEMKPHQIKVTAVLPGATLTDSWKGTTLPEERFIDPKDVAEAIWSAYSLSGRTVVEEILIRPQLGDLD; encoded by the coding sequence ATGAATCCATTAGCGGTAGTGACGGGAGGCACAAAGGGAATCGGGCGAGCGGTAATTGAGCAGTTTTCGGCGAAGGGTTTCGACATTATTACATGTGCAAGGAGTGAGAGCGACCTGCTCGGACTGAGGGAATCACAAAACGCAGCATTTCCGAATTCGCAAATCTTTACATTAAAGGCTGATCTGTCCGTTCGGACCGAATTGCTCGCATTTCTTGATTTTATTAAATCAAAAAACCGCGCGGCAGAGGTACTTATTAATAACACCGGTGTATTTATTCCGGGCCAGGTCCACAATGAACAGGACGGCGTGCTCGAAAAAACAATAGAAACCAATTTGTATAGTGCCTATTACCTTACGCGGGGACTTCTACCCGAAATGATTGCCCTGAAAAAAGGTCACATTTTTACGCTTTGTTCTACTGCGAGCATCATTGCATACCCCAACGGAGGCTCTTATTGTATATCGAAATTTGCGCTCTACGGAATGACAAAAGTACTCAGGGAGGAAATGAAGCCACATCAGATAAAGGTTACCGCGGTTCTCCCCGGTGCAACACTAACTGATAGCTGGAAAGGCACTACACTGCCCGAAGAGCGGTTTATTGATCCGAAAGATGTGGCGGAGGCGATCTGGTCAGCCTATTCACTTTCGGGCCGCACTGTTGTAGAGGAAATTTTAATCCGGCCTCAGTTGGGAGACCTGGATTGA
- a CDS encoding ROK family protein, with the protein MEQYLGIDVGGTNVKMGIVDATDGRISNFYSHDTASWRTSGHFIERLGDAIALQLVEYPEVKKVGIGVPGLTTRDRTTLIEITAIPEIDGIAIVPDLKARFPNHDFYLENDANAAALGEYYFGEDKLPEDYIFVTLGTGIGGAAIIDKKVFKGGGGNAMEPGHVPSKNGKVLERNIGKKELLELAHSMRANYEGSTQLPADGTISTTGLVAAASGGDELAKQIFYEMGYLLGEGLVSMVRILDITTILIGGGISASFEFILPAINDRFKYWLTPYYLKTITVKRATLANDAGLLGAASLCFD; encoded by the coding sequence ATGGAACAATACCTCGGCATAGACGTGGGCGGTACTAACGTAAAAATGGGAATCGTTGACGCTACGGATGGGAGAATTTCAAATTTTTACAGCCATGATACCGCCAGCTGGCGCACCTCAGGACATTTTATAGAACGTTTAGGTGATGCCATCGCATTACAGCTTGTGGAATATCCCGAGGTCAAGAAGGTAGGAATTGGTGTTCCGGGACTCACTACCCGAGACAGGACTACTTTAATAGAAATAACCGCAATCCCTGAAATTGACGGGATCGCTATCGTTCCCGACTTAAAGGCAAGATTTCCAAATCATGATTTTTATCTGGAAAATGACGCCAATGCTGCGGCTCTGGGCGAATATTATTTTGGCGAAGACAAACTTCCGGAAGACTATATCTTCGTAACCCTTGGTACGGGAATCGGTGGAGCGGCCATTATTGATAAGAAAGTTTTCAAAGGCGGTGGCGGTAATGCCATGGAGCCCGGCCACGTGCCTTCTAAAAATGGAAAGGTACTGGAAAGAAATATTGGCAAAAAGGAACTGCTTGAGTTGGCCCATTCCATGCGGGCAAACTATGAGGGCTCAACGCAACTGCCAGCGGACGGTACAATTTCAACAACCGGGTTAGTAGCAGCAGCTTCGGGCGGTGATGAACTGGCGAAGCAGATTTTCTACGAAATGGGCTATTTGCTTGGCGAAGGCCTTGTTTCGATGGTACGCATCCTTGACATTACAACAATTTTGATCGGAGGTGGTATTTCTGCTTCGTTTGAATTTATTTTGCCTGCGATTAACGATCGTTTCAAATACTGGTTAACGCCTTACTATCTGAAAACCATTACGGTGAAACGTGCCACATTAGCGAATGACGCAGGTTTGCTTGGAGCCGCTTCGTTATGTTTCGATTAA
- a CDS encoding glycosyltransferase family 2 protein → MKLSVIVPAYNEEKTIWKVLDKLKSVELINSFQKEIVIVNDCSSDNTEGVAKRFMAENPQLEISYFRHEFNQGKGAALHTGFRRATGDYIIVQDADLEYDPQEFNILLKPVVDGYADVVYGSRFMGGRPHRILFFWHTIGNKFLTFLSNMFTNLNLTDMETCYKLFRSDLLKNLSLQEKRFGFEPEVTAKISKIPKIRIYEVGVSYYGRTYEEGKKINWKDGFRALYCIVRYGLGS, encoded by the coding sequence ATGAAATTATCAGTAATAGTTCCTGCATACAACGAAGAAAAAACCATCTGGAAAGTACTGGATAAGCTTAAATCCGTTGAATTAATAAATAGCTTTCAAAAGGAGATCGTGATCGTGAACGATTGCTCTTCCGACAATACGGAGGGTGTCGCAAAGCGGTTTATGGCAGAAAATCCACAACTGGAAATCAGCTATTTCCGGCACGAATTTAACCAGGGAAAAGGTGCTGCACTGCATACGGGCTTTCGCCGCGCCACCGGAGATTATATTATCGTGCAGGACGCAGATCTCGAATACGATCCGCAAGAGTTCAATATTCTTTTAAAACCGGTGGTTGATGGTTACGCTGATGTGGTTTACGGCTCTCGTTTCATGGGAGGACGCCCGCACCGGATCCTGTTTTTCTGGCACACGATCGGAAACAAGTTCCTTACATTCCTGAGCAATATGTTCACGAACCTCAATCTGACGGATATGGAAACTTGCTACAAGCTTTTTAGGTCAGATTTACTTAAAAACCTTTCACTCCAGGAAAAACGATTTGGCTTCGAGCCCGAGGTAACTGCCAAAATATCTAAAATCCCGAAAATCAGGATTTACGAAGTGGGCGTGTCATACTATGGCCGCACTTACGAAGAGGGAAAGAAAATTAACTGGAAAGACGGTTTTCGCGCACTTTACTGCATTGTAAGGTATGGCTTAGGTAGTTAA
- a CDS encoding carbohydrate-binding protein, with protein sequence MKITTISKTLQWVTNLFVFLMTLSAAQAASHDNTGEADIDPVSFSISVDKAAVSIGEEFEITIKCVLRPIPAASLATTLLDANFNIRLACPENFEQTGGNYHDYIGEKLDRKRTEAHYVLRGKFKNFSDEANFILLRGTKYSSETGRFLYRGSLKMKLITDFNESRVAAISGYSQCFESESMQGATGMITDDPTASNGKTRGTENATNHYVDYVLSGVPSSGTYKVTLRYYSSSPPNINVKVNGANEQNLNLPNSGAWNIVFAEQAFTVALAAGNNTIRIAGTGGGSCRQDRICVVEQQTVENPVTCSGYNFSEGQIIGSSGANQVKIRLESGCAVACWPDGNRVHQDWIPLLTGKSVPDNILKSCVKWEGQAVNCTGCISPPAPGISKTSGTTVCPSSNQSVTLAATGCTGNVIWFKDGVQVGTGSTITRNDAGSYTATCTLNGCTSPVSAAIVIAQTNNCGNGNDVICSGYTFAEGQVIGSSPSNQVVVHLESGCAVAYWKNGNRTHGDWLPLLSGKTIPDQILKSCVKWEGEALNCTNCSSPPVPTVSKTSGNTVCPATNQSVTLTASNFSGTITWFRNEVQVGSGTTYLTSQPGSYYATVTLNGCVSGKSALVNVSQTGGCAGMAVSPKIASSGFPEVLNLSIVPDPANPGCWLISDNGTVSLAAGYEWSYFVGNKWIKRATNLSNEPWQTNSPGRVVKMATKIGLDTLNRWPCPGDGCGYYYQSDAVQQLVSGARGGLTTFIFN encoded by the coding sequence ATGAAAATCACCACTATCAGTAAAACATTACAATGGGTTACGAATCTGTTTGTATTCTTAATGACATTAAGTGCTGCACAAGCTGCCTCTCACGACAACACCGGTGAAGCGGATATTGACCCGGTTTCTTTTTCTATATCTGTTGACAAAGCGGCAGTGTCAATAGGGGAGGAATTTGAAATAACGATTAAATGTGTCCTCAGGCCAATACCCGCTGCGTCACTTGCAACTACACTTTTAGACGCAAATTTTAATATAAGGCTCGCATGTCCTGAAAATTTTGAGCAAACAGGAGGCAATTACCATGATTATATAGGCGAAAAACTCGATAGGAAGCGAACGGAGGCACATTATGTGCTGAGAGGAAAGTTTAAGAATTTTTCGGACGAGGCAAATTTTATTTTGTTAAGAGGTACAAAATATTCTTCGGAAACTGGCAGGTTCCTGTATCGGGGGAGCTTGAAAATGAAGTTAATAACGGATTTCAATGAAAGTCGGGTAGCTGCGATTTCAGGATACAGTCAATGTTTCGAGTCCGAATCCATGCAGGGTGCAACCGGAATGATAACCGATGACCCAACGGCTTCCAATGGGAAAACAAGGGGTACCGAAAACGCAACCAATCATTATGTCGACTATGTATTATCAGGAGTGCCCAGCTCAGGCACTTACAAGGTAACGCTCCGGTACTATTCATCCTCGCCACCGAATATTAATGTCAAAGTCAACGGTGCCAATGAGCAAAATCTTAACCTGCCCAATTCCGGGGCCTGGAATATTGTTTTCGCCGAACAGGCCTTCACTGTCGCACTCGCGGCAGGCAATAATACGATCCGGATTGCCGGTACCGGCGGAGGAAGTTGCAGGCAGGATAGGATCTGTGTGGTTGAACAACAGACCGTCGAAAATCCGGTAACCTGTTCGGGGTACAATTTTTCCGAAGGGCAGATCATTGGGTCATCCGGGGCAAATCAGGTTAAAATTCGGCTTGAATCCGGGTGTGCGGTAGCTTGCTGGCCGGACGGGAATAGAGTACATCAGGACTGGATACCTTTGTTAACCGGCAAATCTGTCCCCGACAATATCCTGAAAAGTTGCGTGAAATGGGAGGGGCAAGCCGTCAACTGTACCGGTTGTATATCGCCTCCTGCCCCGGGTATCAGCAAAACTTCGGGTACTACTGTTTGTCCATCGTCCAATCAATCTGTGACGTTGGCGGCCACCGGCTGTACGGGAAATGTTATCTGGTTCAAGGATGGAGTGCAAGTTGGTACGGGCAGCACGATCACAAGAAATGATGCCGGAAGTTATACTGCCACTTGCACCCTAAACGGTTGCACAAGCCCGGTGTCGGCTGCAATTGTTATTGCACAGACCAACAATTGTGGAAATGGGAATGATGTAATATGCTCTGGCTACACTTTCGCTGAGGGGCAGGTTATAGGCTCTTCCCCCTCTAATCAGGTTGTGGTGCACCTGGAATCAGGATGTGCGGTGGCTTACTGGAAAAATGGAAACAGAACACATGGGGACTGGCTGCCGCTTCTTTCAGGAAAAACGATTCCTGACCAGATTTTAAAGAGTTGTGTGAAATGGGAAGGCGAGGCTCTGAATTGCACGAATTGCAGTAGTCCGCCGGTACCCACCGTTAGCAAAACATCCGGAAATACCGTTTGCCCGGCCACGAATCAAAGTGTCACTTTAACTGCGTCCAACTTTTCGGGAACTATTACGTGGTTCCGAAATGAAGTTCAGGTCGGATCGGGCACCACTTATCTCACAAGCCAACCCGGAAGCTACTATGCCACAGTCACTCTTAATGGCTGCGTCAGTGGAAAATCGGCATTGGTCAATGTCTCTCAAACGGGAGGCTGTGCAGGAATGGCCGTTTCGCCTAAGATAGCATCGTCAGGATTTCCAGAGGTACTGAACTTATCCATCGTGCCCGATCCTGCCAATCCAGGGTGTTGGCTGATCAGCGACAATGGGACCGTAAGCCTGGCGGCAGGTTATGAATGGTCCTACTTTGTTGGTAATAAATGGATAAAAAGGGCAACTAATTTGTCGAATGAACCCTGGCAGACCAATAGCCCGGGTCGGGTAGTTAAGATGGCGACCAAGATAGGGCTGGATACCTTGAACCGGTGGCCCTGCCCAGGCGACGGTTGCGGATACTACTATCAGTCAGACGCTGTTCAGCAATTGGTTTCAGGTGCGAGAGGCGGTTTAACCACATTCATATTCAATTAG
- a CDS encoding helix-turn-helix domain-containing protein: MREWSVLLLIGDGLTTSEIAEHLFVEPKSIANYKGRIRMKLKLTGQNSLFVFSFSNKEHLNKIHQMLQP, encoded by the coding sequence ATGCGCGAATGGAGCGTATTGCTTCTGATTGGCGATGGTTTAACGACAAGCGAAATCGCTGAGCATTTATTCGTCGAACCAAAGAGTATTGCAAATTACAAAGGCAGGATAAGAATGAAATTAAAGCTAACCGGCCAGAATTCATTGTTCGTTTTTAGCTTTTCCAATAAAGAACATTTAAATAAAATACATCAAATGCTGCAACCCTGA
- a CDS encoding T9SS type A sorting domain-containing protein, whose protein sequence is MKFTRKHSLYLLILISLLCGKTAYSQRFFAVAFNKLPKDMQLYAREDDNTAEVQIAGRIEAKGWEYMSVVTFRNTKRFAYLKDTLDYGEQSFANFEMTPKIKAEMADYDFEVYACKSGDSVLVVKRTNVVAGDFYVISGQSNAAATHFGNWTNKYARTIARIPDTDPSVGIGDTLWIASSWSWPYAGAWGVELQRRILEKDSIPTCVINGALPGSYISYHVDRNEQDPASATLYGLLYRRIKSARPKRIRAFFWYQGEQEALEDIRNYEQQYDKLFKYWQTDYPEVENYIVVQIPVLFNPFYVAGTIREFQRKTKYIYPKTDHFNVNGLPGFDGIHYSLAGYQELGRRFFQFIQPMFYGSADTSNVACPDVQKVFYTSDKKDEIKLYFEAGQRLFWPKDTLVEEVGGKKFLKGLKEVFFFDGDETKPADLASGTASGNIVTLKLSKTSEAKKLTYLPAYKGEKVDTYHGPFLKNSRGLGAFSFQEIAIADALTFPVFEAKESDVATVLVSWQSAGAETFILERKGPEDTDFELVEDYDGKALSYEDKSVAPDETYSYRIQAFSTKSQSNAKVTSVKMLPLLSVEPSGKALFWKVYPNPVSDFLSVEFKNPVSGTVSLSNAAGQIITSAVLKSEKQYQVRVSFLPAGLYVLSVKQTDGNVISQQIVKQ, encoded by the coding sequence ATGAAGTTTACGCGTAAGCATTCTCTTTATTTGCTGATCCTGATCTCATTACTATGCGGCAAGACAGCATACAGTCAGCGGTTTTTTGCAGTCGCATTTAATAAGCTTCCCAAGGATATGCAGCTCTATGCCAGGGAAGACGATAACACGGCCGAAGTTCAGATTGCGGGTCGGATTGAAGCAAAAGGCTGGGAATATATGTCTGTCGTCACTTTCCGAAACACGAAACGATTCGCATATCTCAAGGATACGCTGGACTACGGTGAACAAAGCTTTGCCAACTTTGAGATGACACCTAAGATCAAAGCTGAAATGGCTGACTATGATTTTGAGGTTTATGCCTGCAAATCAGGTGATTCGGTACTGGTCGTAAAACGAACGAATGTGGTGGCCGGGGATTTTTATGTGATCAGCGGACAATCCAATGCTGCCGCAACACACTTCGGGAATTGGACCAACAAGTATGCGCGCACAATTGCCCGTATTCCAGATACAGACCCGTCGGTTGGAATTGGCGATACTTTGTGGATTGCCTCTTCGTGGTCATGGCCTTACGCAGGCGCGTGGGGAGTGGAGCTTCAAAGACGAATACTTGAAAAGGACAGTATTCCGACCTGTGTGATCAATGGCGCCTTACCCGGTTCTTATATTTCGTACCACGTCGACAGGAATGAACAGGATCCTGCTTCGGCTACCTTATACGGGTTACTTTATCGCAGAATCAAATCTGCAAGGCCTAAGAGGATCCGGGCGTTTTTCTGGTATCAGGGCGAGCAAGAGGCACTTGAGGATATCCGGAACTATGAGCAGCAGTATGACAAGCTTTTCAAATACTGGCAAACGGATTATCCTGAGGTTGAGAACTATATTGTTGTACAAATTCCTGTATTGTTCAATCCATTTTATGTAGCGGGCACAATCCGTGAATTTCAGAGGAAGACCAAATATATTTATCCTAAAACCGATCACTTCAATGTGAATGGTCTGCCGGGATTTGACGGGATCCATTATAGTTTAGCCGGATATCAGGAGCTTGGCAGAAGGTTTTTTCAATTTATACAGCCTATGTTCTATGGCTCTGCCGATACCAGCAATGTAGCATGTCCGGATGTACAAAAGGTGTTTTATACTTCCGACAAAAAGGATGAAATCAAGCTTTATTTTGAAGCTGGACAACGTTTGTTCTGGCCGAAGGACACGCTTGTAGAAGAAGTCGGCGGAAAGAAATTCCTGAAGGGTCTTAAAGAAGTCTTTTTCTTTGATGGCGATGAAACCAAGCCAGCGGACCTTGCTTCCGGTACAGCCAGCGGGAACATTGTCACCTTGAAGCTGAGCAAAACTTCGGAGGCGAAAAAGCTGACCTATTTGCCGGCTTACAAAGGTGAAAAAGTAGATACCTATCACGGCCCTTTCCTGAAAAACAGCAGGGGACTGGGCGCATTTTCGTTCCAGGAAATCGCCATTGCGGATGCATTGACATTCCCGGTTTTTGAAGCAAAAGAATCGGATGTGGCAACTGTGCTGGTTTCGTGGCAGTCGGCTGGGGCGGAGACCTTCATTCTGGAACGGAAAGGGCCGGAAGATACCGACTTTGAGCTGGTTGAAGATTACGATGGAAAAGCGCTCTCTTACGAAGATAAAAGCGTGGCGCCAGATGAGACGTACAGTTATCGGATTCAGGCTTTTAGTACAAAATCGCAGTCAAATGCGAAGGTTACGTCCGTAAAAATGCTTCCTTTACTATCCGTTGAACCTTCCGGAAAGGCGCTGTTCTGGAAGGTGTACCCGAATCCGGTTTCCGATTTTTTAAGTGTAGAATTCAAAAATCCAGTGAGCGGGACAGTGTCGCTCTCGAATGCCGCAGGACAAATTATAACTTCAGCTGTATTGAAATCTGAAAAGCAATACCAGGTTCGCGTATCGTTTCTACCTGCGGGACTATACGTTTTGTCAGTAAAACAGACTGACGGCAATGTGATCAGCCAGCAAATTGTTAAACAATAA